The following are encoded in a window of Phaseolus vulgaris cultivar G19833 chromosome 3, P. vulgaris v2.0, whole genome shotgun sequence genomic DNA:
- the LOC137806443 gene encoding APO protein 2, chloroplastic-like isoform X5 translates to MHFKSPRDCHLLKPNPLSSLSSLHSLQQYGSRKIRVPVIIRIRPERFCQYVLTVRNEVPQNADFPRQFSRREKKPFPVPIIELRRAARERMKKMKDEPRKPMGAPKNGLLVKNLIPTAYNVYNARITLINNLKKLLKVVPVHACGWCSEIHVGPVGHPFKSCKGAQANIRKGLHEWSNAYVEDILTPIEAYHLFDRLGKRITHDERFQIPRIPALVELCIQAGVQIPEFPTKRRRKPIIRIGRKEFIDADESELPDEVPEGPLKPLLAEIPDAETVAPLDNELVPLADETIQAWEQMRKGAKKLMRMYNVRVCGYCPEVHVGAQGHKAQNCGAHKHQQRNGQHGWQSAVLDDLIPPRFVWHVPDVNVPLDRELRNFYGQAPAVVEMCIQAGASLPEEYKSTMRLDVGIPSTPKEADMVV, encoded by the exons ATGCACTTCAAAT CTCCAAGAGATTGTCATTTGCTCAAGCCTAACCCTTTATCTTCCCTTAGTTCACTCCATTCTCTCCAG CAGTATGGTAGCAGGAAGATTAGAGTTCCTGTGATTATTAGAATTCGACCAGAGAGATTTTGTCAATATGTGCTTACTGTCAGGAATGAAGTGCCGCAAAATGCTGATTTTCCACGGCAGTTTTCgagaagagagaagaaaccttTTCCAGTTCCCATTATAGAACTACGACGAGCAGCTAGGGagaggatgaagaagatgaaagatGAGCCTAGAAAACCTATGGGTGCACCCAAGAATGGGTTGCTAGTGAAGAACCTTATACCGACTGCGTATAATGTGTATAATGCTAGGATCACTTTGATTAACAATCTGAAGAAGCTGCTCAAAGTAGTTCCTGTGCATGCTTGTGG GTGGTGCAGTGAAATCCATGTAGGACCTGTTGGACATCCATTCAAGTCATGTAAAGGTGCACAGGCCAACATCCGCAAGGGGCTCCACGAATGGTCAAATGCATACGTTGAAGACATATTAACACCAATTGAAGCCTATCACCTCTTTGATCGCCTTGGAAAGCGGATTACTCATGATGAGAGATTCCAAATCCCTCGAATTCCAGCGTTGGTTGAGCTCTGCATTCAAGCTGGTGTTCAAATTCCAGAGTTTCCCACAAAAAGGAGAAGAAAACCTATAATCCGTATTGGGAGGAAGGAATTCATCGATGCTGATGAAAGTGAACTGCCGGATGAAGTCCCCGAGGGCCCTTTAAAACCATTACTAGCTGAAATACCTGATGCAGAAACAGTTGCTCCATTAGACAATGAACTAGTCCCTCTTGCAGATGAAACAATCCAAGCATGGGAACAGATGAGAAAAGGTGCAAAGAAACTAATGAGAATGTACAATGTAAGGGTATGTGGATATTGCCCAGAAGTTCATGTGGGTGCCCAGGGTCACAAAGCTCAAAACTGTGGAGCCCATAAACACCAACAACGTAATGGGCAGCATGGTTGGCAATCTGCAGTTCTGGATGATTTGATCCCACCTAGATTTGTGTGGCATGTTCCTGATGTAAACGTGCCACTAGATCGAGAGCTTAGGAACTTTTATGGGCAGGCACCTGCTGTAGTGGAAATGTGCATTCAGGCTGGTGCTTCCTTACCAGAAGAATATAAATCGACCATGCGGCTGGATGTGGGGATCCCATCAACTCCCAAAGAAGCTGACATGGTGGTTTGA
- the LOC137806443 gene encoding APO protein 2, chloroplastic-like isoform X6: MHFKSPRDCHLLKPNPLSSLSSLHSLQYGSRKIRVPVIIRIRPERFCQYVLTVRNEVPQNADFPRQFSRREKKPFPVPIIELRRAARERMKKMKDEPRKPMGAPKNGLLVKNLIPTAYNVYNARITLINNLKKLLKVVPVHACGWCSEIHVGPVGHPFKSCKGAQANIRKGLHEWSNAYVEDILTPIEAYHLFDRLGKRITHDERFQIPRIPALVELCIQAGVQIPEFPTKRRRKPIIRIGRKEFIDADESELPDEVPEGPLKPLLAEIPDAETVAPLDNELVPLADETIQAWEQMRKGAKKLMRMYNVRVCGYCPEVHVGAQGHKAQNCGAHKHQQRNGQHGWQSAVLDDLIPPRFVWHVPDVNVPLDRELRNFYGQAPAVVEMCIQAGASLPEEYKSTMRLDVGIPSTPKEADMVV; this comes from the exons ATGCACTTCAAAT CTCCAAGAGATTGTCATTTGCTCAAGCCTAACCCTTTATCTTCCCTTAGTTCACTCCATTCTCTCCAG TATGGTAGCAGGAAGATTAGAGTTCCTGTGATTATTAGAATTCGACCAGAGAGATTTTGTCAATATGTGCTTACTGTCAGGAATGAAGTGCCGCAAAATGCTGATTTTCCACGGCAGTTTTCgagaagagagaagaaaccttTTCCAGTTCCCATTATAGAACTACGACGAGCAGCTAGGGagaggatgaagaagatgaaagatGAGCCTAGAAAACCTATGGGTGCACCCAAGAATGGGTTGCTAGTGAAGAACCTTATACCGACTGCGTATAATGTGTATAATGCTAGGATCACTTTGATTAACAATCTGAAGAAGCTGCTCAAAGTAGTTCCTGTGCATGCTTGTGG GTGGTGCAGTGAAATCCATGTAGGACCTGTTGGACATCCATTCAAGTCATGTAAAGGTGCACAGGCCAACATCCGCAAGGGGCTCCACGAATGGTCAAATGCATACGTTGAAGACATATTAACACCAATTGAAGCCTATCACCTCTTTGATCGCCTTGGAAAGCGGATTACTCATGATGAGAGATTCCAAATCCCTCGAATTCCAGCGTTGGTTGAGCTCTGCATTCAAGCTGGTGTTCAAATTCCAGAGTTTCCCACAAAAAGGAGAAGAAAACCTATAATCCGTATTGGGAGGAAGGAATTCATCGATGCTGATGAAAGTGAACTGCCGGATGAAGTCCCCGAGGGCCCTTTAAAACCATTACTAGCTGAAATACCTGATGCAGAAACAGTTGCTCCATTAGACAATGAACTAGTCCCTCTTGCAGATGAAACAATCCAAGCATGGGAACAGATGAGAAAAGGTGCAAAGAAACTAATGAGAATGTACAATGTAAGGGTATGTGGATATTGCCCAGAAGTTCATGTGGGTGCCCAGGGTCACAAAGCTCAAAACTGTGGAGCCCATAAACACCAACAACGTAATGGGCAGCATGGTTGGCAATCTGCAGTTCTGGATGATTTGATCCCACCTAGATTTGTGTGGCATGTTCCTGATGTAAACGTGCCACTAGATCGAGAGCTTAGGAACTTTTATGGGCAGGCACCTGCTGTAGTGGAAATGTGCATTCAGGCTGGTGCTTCCTTACCAGAAGAATATAAATCGACCATGCGGCTGGATGTGGGGATCCCATCAACTCCCAAAGAAGCTGACATGGTGGTTTGA
- the LOC137806443 gene encoding APO protein 2, chloroplastic-like isoform X2 translates to MLLSNSRITMNMTMSVSNAKGITTAAPRDCHLLKPNPLSSLSSLHSLQYGSRKIRVPVIIRIRPERFCQYVLTVRNEVPQNADFPRQFSRREKKPFPVPIIELRRAARERMKKMKDEPRKPMGAPKNGLLVKNLIPTAYNVYNARITLINNLKKLLKVVPVHACGWCSEIHVGPVGHPFKSCKGAQANIRKGLHEWSNAYVEDILTPIEAYHLFDRLGKRITHDERFQIPRIPALVELCIQAGVQIPEFPTKRRRKPIIRIGRKEFIDADESELPDEVPEGPLKPLLAEIPDAETVAPLDNELVPLADETIQAWEQMRKGAKKLMRMYNVRVCGYCPEVHVGAQGHKAQNCGAHKHQQRNGQHGWQSAVLDDLIPPRFVWHVPDVNVPLDRELRNFYGQAPAVVEMCIQAGASLPEEYKSTMRLDVGIPSTPKEADMVV, encoded by the exons ATGCTTCTCAGCAATTCCA GAATCACTATGAATATGACTATGTCAGTTTCTAATGCCAAGGGAATAACTACTGCAGCTCCAAGAGATTGTCATTTGCTCAAGCCTAACCCTTTATCTTCCCTTAGTTCACTCCATTCTCTCCAG TATGGTAGCAGGAAGATTAGAGTTCCTGTGATTATTAGAATTCGACCAGAGAGATTTTGTCAATATGTGCTTACTGTCAGGAATGAAGTGCCGCAAAATGCTGATTTTCCACGGCAGTTTTCgagaagagagaagaaaccttTTCCAGTTCCCATTATAGAACTACGACGAGCAGCTAGGGagaggatgaagaagatgaaagatGAGCCTAGAAAACCTATGGGTGCACCCAAGAATGGGTTGCTAGTGAAGAACCTTATACCGACTGCGTATAATGTGTATAATGCTAGGATCACTTTGATTAACAATCTGAAGAAGCTGCTCAAAGTAGTTCCTGTGCATGCTTGTGG GTGGTGCAGTGAAATCCATGTAGGACCTGTTGGACATCCATTCAAGTCATGTAAAGGTGCACAGGCCAACATCCGCAAGGGGCTCCACGAATGGTCAAATGCATACGTTGAAGACATATTAACACCAATTGAAGCCTATCACCTCTTTGATCGCCTTGGAAAGCGGATTACTCATGATGAGAGATTCCAAATCCCTCGAATTCCAGCGTTGGTTGAGCTCTGCATTCAAGCTGGTGTTCAAATTCCAGAGTTTCCCACAAAAAGGAGAAGAAAACCTATAATCCGTATTGGGAGGAAGGAATTCATCGATGCTGATGAAAGTGAACTGCCGGATGAAGTCCCCGAGGGCCCTTTAAAACCATTACTAGCTGAAATACCTGATGCAGAAACAGTTGCTCCATTAGACAATGAACTAGTCCCTCTTGCAGATGAAACAATCCAAGCATGGGAACAGATGAGAAAAGGTGCAAAGAAACTAATGAGAATGTACAATGTAAGGGTATGTGGATATTGCCCAGAAGTTCATGTGGGTGCCCAGGGTCACAAAGCTCAAAACTGTGGAGCCCATAAACACCAACAACGTAATGGGCAGCATGGTTGGCAATCTGCAGTTCTGGATGATTTGATCCCACCTAGATTTGTGTGGCATGTTCCTGATGTAAACGTGCCACTAGATCGAGAGCTTAGGAACTTTTATGGGCAGGCACCTGCTGTAGTGGAAATGTGCATTCAGGCTGGTGCTTCCTTACCAGAAGAATATAAATCGACCATGCGGCTGGATGTGGGGATCCCATCAACTCCCAAAGAAGCTGACATGGTGGTTTGA
- the LOC137806443 gene encoding APO protein 2, chloroplastic-like isoform X1, translated as MLLSNSRITMNMTMSVSNAKGITTAAPRDCHLLKPNPLSSLSSLHSLQQYGSRKIRVPVIIRIRPERFCQYVLTVRNEVPQNADFPRQFSRREKKPFPVPIIELRRAARERMKKMKDEPRKPMGAPKNGLLVKNLIPTAYNVYNARITLINNLKKLLKVVPVHACGWCSEIHVGPVGHPFKSCKGAQANIRKGLHEWSNAYVEDILTPIEAYHLFDRLGKRITHDERFQIPRIPALVELCIQAGVQIPEFPTKRRRKPIIRIGRKEFIDADESELPDEVPEGPLKPLLAEIPDAETVAPLDNELVPLADETIQAWEQMRKGAKKLMRMYNVRVCGYCPEVHVGAQGHKAQNCGAHKHQQRNGQHGWQSAVLDDLIPPRFVWHVPDVNVPLDRELRNFYGQAPAVVEMCIQAGASLPEEYKSTMRLDVGIPSTPKEADMVV; from the exons ATGCTTCTCAGCAATTCCA GAATCACTATGAATATGACTATGTCAGTTTCTAATGCCAAGGGAATAACTACTGCAGCTCCAAGAGATTGTCATTTGCTCAAGCCTAACCCTTTATCTTCCCTTAGTTCACTCCATTCTCTCCAG CAGTATGGTAGCAGGAAGATTAGAGTTCCTGTGATTATTAGAATTCGACCAGAGAGATTTTGTCAATATGTGCTTACTGTCAGGAATGAAGTGCCGCAAAATGCTGATTTTCCACGGCAGTTTTCgagaagagagaagaaaccttTTCCAGTTCCCATTATAGAACTACGACGAGCAGCTAGGGagaggatgaagaagatgaaagatGAGCCTAGAAAACCTATGGGTGCACCCAAGAATGGGTTGCTAGTGAAGAACCTTATACCGACTGCGTATAATGTGTATAATGCTAGGATCACTTTGATTAACAATCTGAAGAAGCTGCTCAAAGTAGTTCCTGTGCATGCTTGTGG GTGGTGCAGTGAAATCCATGTAGGACCTGTTGGACATCCATTCAAGTCATGTAAAGGTGCACAGGCCAACATCCGCAAGGGGCTCCACGAATGGTCAAATGCATACGTTGAAGACATATTAACACCAATTGAAGCCTATCACCTCTTTGATCGCCTTGGAAAGCGGATTACTCATGATGAGAGATTCCAAATCCCTCGAATTCCAGCGTTGGTTGAGCTCTGCATTCAAGCTGGTGTTCAAATTCCAGAGTTTCCCACAAAAAGGAGAAGAAAACCTATAATCCGTATTGGGAGGAAGGAATTCATCGATGCTGATGAAAGTGAACTGCCGGATGAAGTCCCCGAGGGCCCTTTAAAACCATTACTAGCTGAAATACCTGATGCAGAAACAGTTGCTCCATTAGACAATGAACTAGTCCCTCTTGCAGATGAAACAATCCAAGCATGGGAACAGATGAGAAAAGGTGCAAAGAAACTAATGAGAATGTACAATGTAAGGGTATGTGGATATTGCCCAGAAGTTCATGTGGGTGCCCAGGGTCACAAAGCTCAAAACTGTGGAGCCCATAAACACCAACAACGTAATGGGCAGCATGGTTGGCAATCTGCAGTTCTGGATGATTTGATCCCACCTAGATTTGTGTGGCATGTTCCTGATGTAAACGTGCCACTAGATCGAGAGCTTAGGAACTTTTATGGGCAGGCACCTGCTGTAGTGGAAATGTGCATTCAGGCTGGTGCTTCCTTACCAGAAGAATATAAATCGACCATGCGGCTGGATGTGGGGATCCCATCAACTCCCAAAGAAGCTGACATGGTGGTTTGA
- the LOC137806443 gene encoding APO protein 2, chloroplastic-like isoform X4: MNMTMSVSNAKGITTAAPRDCHLLKPNPLSSLSSLHSLQYGSRKIRVPVIIRIRPERFCQYVLTVRNEVPQNADFPRQFSRREKKPFPVPIIELRRAARERMKKMKDEPRKPMGAPKNGLLVKNLIPTAYNVYNARITLINNLKKLLKVVPVHACGWCSEIHVGPVGHPFKSCKGAQANIRKGLHEWSNAYVEDILTPIEAYHLFDRLGKRITHDERFQIPRIPALVELCIQAGVQIPEFPTKRRRKPIIRIGRKEFIDADESELPDEVPEGPLKPLLAEIPDAETVAPLDNELVPLADETIQAWEQMRKGAKKLMRMYNVRVCGYCPEVHVGAQGHKAQNCGAHKHQQRNGQHGWQSAVLDDLIPPRFVWHVPDVNVPLDRELRNFYGQAPAVVEMCIQAGASLPEEYKSTMRLDVGIPSTPKEADMVV; encoded by the exons ATGAATATGACTATGTCAGTTTCTAATGCCAAGGGAATAACTACTGCAGCTCCAAGAGATTGTCATTTGCTCAAGCCTAACCCTTTATCTTCCCTTAGTTCACTCCATTCTCTCCAG TATGGTAGCAGGAAGATTAGAGTTCCTGTGATTATTAGAATTCGACCAGAGAGATTTTGTCAATATGTGCTTACTGTCAGGAATGAAGTGCCGCAAAATGCTGATTTTCCACGGCAGTTTTCgagaagagagaagaaaccttTTCCAGTTCCCATTATAGAACTACGACGAGCAGCTAGGGagaggatgaagaagatgaaagatGAGCCTAGAAAACCTATGGGTGCACCCAAGAATGGGTTGCTAGTGAAGAACCTTATACCGACTGCGTATAATGTGTATAATGCTAGGATCACTTTGATTAACAATCTGAAGAAGCTGCTCAAAGTAGTTCCTGTGCATGCTTGTGG GTGGTGCAGTGAAATCCATGTAGGACCTGTTGGACATCCATTCAAGTCATGTAAAGGTGCACAGGCCAACATCCGCAAGGGGCTCCACGAATGGTCAAATGCATACGTTGAAGACATATTAACACCAATTGAAGCCTATCACCTCTTTGATCGCCTTGGAAAGCGGATTACTCATGATGAGAGATTCCAAATCCCTCGAATTCCAGCGTTGGTTGAGCTCTGCATTCAAGCTGGTGTTCAAATTCCAGAGTTTCCCACAAAAAGGAGAAGAAAACCTATAATCCGTATTGGGAGGAAGGAATTCATCGATGCTGATGAAAGTGAACTGCCGGATGAAGTCCCCGAGGGCCCTTTAAAACCATTACTAGCTGAAATACCTGATGCAGAAACAGTTGCTCCATTAGACAATGAACTAGTCCCTCTTGCAGATGAAACAATCCAAGCATGGGAACAGATGAGAAAAGGTGCAAAGAAACTAATGAGAATGTACAATGTAAGGGTATGTGGATATTGCCCAGAAGTTCATGTGGGTGCCCAGGGTCACAAAGCTCAAAACTGTGGAGCCCATAAACACCAACAACGTAATGGGCAGCATGGTTGGCAATCTGCAGTTCTGGATGATTTGATCCCACCTAGATTTGTGTGGCATGTTCCTGATGTAAACGTGCCACTAGATCGAGAGCTTAGGAACTTTTATGGGCAGGCACCTGCTGTAGTGGAAATGTGCATTCAGGCTGGTGCTTCCTTACCAGAAGAATATAAATCGACCATGCGGCTGGATGTGGGGATCCCATCAACTCCCAAAGAAGCTGACATGGTGGTTTGA
- the LOC137806443 gene encoding APO protein 2, chloroplastic-like isoform X3 — translation MNMTMSVSNAKGITTAAPRDCHLLKPNPLSSLSSLHSLQQYGSRKIRVPVIIRIRPERFCQYVLTVRNEVPQNADFPRQFSRREKKPFPVPIIELRRAARERMKKMKDEPRKPMGAPKNGLLVKNLIPTAYNVYNARITLINNLKKLLKVVPVHACGWCSEIHVGPVGHPFKSCKGAQANIRKGLHEWSNAYVEDILTPIEAYHLFDRLGKRITHDERFQIPRIPALVELCIQAGVQIPEFPTKRRRKPIIRIGRKEFIDADESELPDEVPEGPLKPLLAEIPDAETVAPLDNELVPLADETIQAWEQMRKGAKKLMRMYNVRVCGYCPEVHVGAQGHKAQNCGAHKHQQRNGQHGWQSAVLDDLIPPRFVWHVPDVNVPLDRELRNFYGQAPAVVEMCIQAGASLPEEYKSTMRLDVGIPSTPKEADMVV, via the exons ATGAATATGACTATGTCAGTTTCTAATGCCAAGGGAATAACTACTGCAGCTCCAAGAGATTGTCATTTGCTCAAGCCTAACCCTTTATCTTCCCTTAGTTCACTCCATTCTCTCCAG CAGTATGGTAGCAGGAAGATTAGAGTTCCTGTGATTATTAGAATTCGACCAGAGAGATTTTGTCAATATGTGCTTACTGTCAGGAATGAAGTGCCGCAAAATGCTGATTTTCCACGGCAGTTTTCgagaagagagaagaaaccttTTCCAGTTCCCATTATAGAACTACGACGAGCAGCTAGGGagaggatgaagaagatgaaagatGAGCCTAGAAAACCTATGGGTGCACCCAAGAATGGGTTGCTAGTGAAGAACCTTATACCGACTGCGTATAATGTGTATAATGCTAGGATCACTTTGATTAACAATCTGAAGAAGCTGCTCAAAGTAGTTCCTGTGCATGCTTGTGG GTGGTGCAGTGAAATCCATGTAGGACCTGTTGGACATCCATTCAAGTCATGTAAAGGTGCACAGGCCAACATCCGCAAGGGGCTCCACGAATGGTCAAATGCATACGTTGAAGACATATTAACACCAATTGAAGCCTATCACCTCTTTGATCGCCTTGGAAAGCGGATTACTCATGATGAGAGATTCCAAATCCCTCGAATTCCAGCGTTGGTTGAGCTCTGCATTCAAGCTGGTGTTCAAATTCCAGAGTTTCCCACAAAAAGGAGAAGAAAACCTATAATCCGTATTGGGAGGAAGGAATTCATCGATGCTGATGAAAGTGAACTGCCGGATGAAGTCCCCGAGGGCCCTTTAAAACCATTACTAGCTGAAATACCTGATGCAGAAACAGTTGCTCCATTAGACAATGAACTAGTCCCTCTTGCAGATGAAACAATCCAAGCATGGGAACAGATGAGAAAAGGTGCAAAGAAACTAATGAGAATGTACAATGTAAGGGTATGTGGATATTGCCCAGAAGTTCATGTGGGTGCCCAGGGTCACAAAGCTCAAAACTGTGGAGCCCATAAACACCAACAACGTAATGGGCAGCATGGTTGGCAATCTGCAGTTCTGGATGATTTGATCCCACCTAGATTTGTGTGGCATGTTCCTGATGTAAACGTGCCACTAGATCGAGAGCTTAGGAACTTTTATGGGCAGGCACCTGCTGTAGTGGAAATGTGCATTCAGGCTGGTGCTTCCTTACCAGAAGAATATAAATCGACCATGCGGCTGGATGTGGGGATCCCATCAACTCCCAAAGAAGCTGACATGGTGGTTTGA